The Paramixta manurensis region CCGACCATTGCCACCAGTTGCTGGCTTTGCGCCAACAATAGCGCCAGTTCGGTTTCACGAATGACATCGCCGCCCTCGCTCAGCCAGTAGCGGGCTGTGCCGTTCGCATCAATCTCCTCAATAACCGCCACACTGCCTGGTTCGAGTAATAACATCACCGGCATGATTTCCTGACGCCAATGCACGCTTTCGCGCGGCACCATGGCAAGGTGCAACCCAACCAGATTCGCCAGACGTTCCAGTTGCTGCCCGGCGGGGAGATGTTCAAACCAGCGCATATTTTGACGCAGCGTTGTCGCCTCCGCCGGTTTACCGAAGCGCGCCGCAACCCGAAGCATGGCGGCGATCCAGGTCTCTGTTAATGCGGTTTGTCGTGTCATAGTCACCCCTTTTTATCGTGGTACATCGCTACCGGATTACTGCAGGGTCGGCAGTGTCTGCCCACTGCTTTTTTCGCGGTCTATCCCCATGATATCGAGCAAATTATCGACGGCGGCAGCGTAACGCACCGTCGCGTCCCAGCCGTCGTATAACGCCATAATCCGCATGCTATCCGCCTGAAATACGTCCTGCTCAACGCTTAACAAATCATTCAGACTACGTTTACTGAGTTTGTATTCATCGGCGTAGACCGCGCGGGTATGGTCGGCGCTGAGCAGTTGCTGCTCGCCTGCTTGCTGGCGCTCATGCGCGCCAATCATGTCGGCATAAGCCGTAGAAGCATGTTGATTAATATCGAGTTTCGCCTGTTGAATCGCCGCCTGAGCCGCCTCTCGCTCGCCCTCGGCGGAGCGCGTTTTCGCATTCACCAGCCCGCCCTGATAAATCGGCGCCTCCACCTGGAGTTGCAACTCATCGTCCCAATACGATCGGCTATCGTTTTCATAACGGGTACGCCCAGCTTCAACCTTGATGGTGGGCCAGTGGTTCGACGCCGCCTGCCGCACACGCTGGTTGGCGGCCTGCTGCTTGGCCTGCGCACTGCGCACTGCCGCGCTGTTTTCATAGGCGATTCGGTCGAGGGTGACCTGCTGTTGCAACAGCGTTTCGGGGAGTTCGGGCAGATTATCGGACACCACGCCGGTTAGTACCGTTAGCTGCGCCTGCGCCGAGCGTTGCTGGGCGCGATATTGCTCTAGCGTGGCACGCATCCCGGCCAATCGCGTACCGGCTTGTAACACATCGGATTGCGAACTGAGCCCGGCATTGGCACGCAGAGTCGCGATCTCTTTTACCCGATCCAGTGAGGCGATATTGTCGCGCGCGGCCACCACCAGCGCCTGGTAGCGTTTCACTTCAAGATAAGCACGTAGCGTATCCTGCGCGACGGAGGT contains the following coding sequences:
- a CDS encoding TolC family outer membrane protein; its protein translation is MNKTLVSLWLGAFCGAFVHQALAVEEPPAEFNWQAAPSEERIATLTLREAILRAFLRNPKISQAAAQIHIGEADLDAAKSAWYPQISLQASGGRSHQTDSSGSLNNNASGGLTLSQLLYDFGRTGGAIDEQHALADAYRYSLYDTMTSVAQDTLRAYLEVKRYQALVVAARDNIASLDRVKEIATLRANAGLSSQSDVLQAGTRLAGMRATLEQYRAQQRSAQAQLTVLTGVVSDNLPELPETLLQQQVTLDRIAYENSAAVRSAQAKQQAANQRVRQAASNHWPTIKVEAGRTRYENDSRSYWDDELQLQVEAPIYQGGLVNAKTRSAEGEREAAQAAIQQAKLDINQHASTAYADMIGAHERQQAGEQQLLSADHTRAVYADEYKLSKRSLNDLLSVEQDVFQADSMRIMALYDGWDATVRYAAAVDNLLDIMGIDREKSSGQTLPTLQ